In Haloarchaeobius litoreus, the following are encoded in one genomic region:
- a CDS encoding acyl-CoA thioesterase/bile acid-CoA:amino acid N-acyltransferase family protein, producing the protein MSELPPQDPSTADDQRDTDTGGALAIHAPPESANDETIPVEVTGLTPGEQVTFTAELCAHDGVTWRSEATFTADEDGTVALAVHAPDDGSYDGVEPMGWYWSMTAADDGTRFPAVSDEPTVEVELRATAGDRSASRTITRQVYDGGVTAHPVDHDDVVGTLYEPPGEGPHPAVLDLHGSAGRLSDSTAKALANEGYATLAIDYFGEGEPIPDEHRRVPLSYFDTAVDWLGDQPGVREGPVGLVGASRGAELALLLGARRDWVGAVVSYAGSAIMWDTPSGEPAWTDDGEPVPHVVADPAPGASVEKGLTDEQVERATVHVDETDGPVLLLSGGDDEVWQSRYLSNIAMDRLTEVDFPHRFAHHTYDGVGHFIGRPYCPMTGVGPADRAKATAHAAADSWPRAKAFLADGLGKTDEPGEQ; encoded by the coding sequence ATGTCAGAACTCCCACCACAGGACCCGAGCACAGCCGACGACCAGCGAGACACCGACACCGGCGGTGCGCTCGCCATCCACGCCCCGCCGGAGAGCGCGAACGACGAGACGATTCCGGTCGAGGTGACCGGCCTCACCCCCGGCGAGCAGGTCACGTTCACGGCCGAACTGTGCGCCCACGACGGCGTCACCTGGCGCTCCGAGGCGACGTTCACCGCCGACGAAGACGGCACCGTCGCGCTCGCCGTACACGCGCCCGACGACGGGAGCTACGACGGCGTCGAACCGATGGGCTGGTACTGGTCCATGACCGCGGCCGACGACGGGACGCGCTTCCCCGCCGTCAGCGACGAGCCGACCGTCGAGGTCGAGCTCCGGGCGACTGCCGGCGACCGGTCCGCCAGCCGGACCATCACCCGGCAGGTGTACGACGGCGGCGTGACCGCCCACCCGGTCGACCACGACGACGTGGTCGGGACTCTCTACGAACCACCGGGCGAGGGACCCCACCCGGCCGTCCTCGACCTTCACGGGTCCGCGGGCCGGCTCTCCGACTCGACCGCGAAGGCACTCGCGAACGAGGGGTACGCCACGCTCGCCATCGACTACTTCGGTGAGGGCGAACCCATCCCCGACGAGCACCGACGGGTCCCGCTCTCGTACTTCGACACCGCGGTCGACTGGCTGGGCGACCAGCCGGGCGTCCGCGAGGGCCCGGTCGGTCTCGTCGGCGCGTCCCGCGGCGCCGAACTCGCGCTCCTGCTCGGTGCGCGCCGGGACTGGGTCGGCGCGGTGGTCTCCTACGCCGGCAGCGCAATCATGTGGGACACGCCCTCGGGCGAACCCGCCTGGACCGACGACGGCGAGCCCGTCCCCCACGTCGTCGCCGACCCGGCCCCCGGCGCATCCGTCGAGAAAGGACTCACCGACGAGCAGGTCGAGCGCGCGACGGTCCACGTCGATGAGACGGACGGTCCCGTGCTCCTGCTCTCCGGCGGTGACGACGAGGTCTGGCAGTCGCGGTACCTGTCGAATATCGCCATGGACCGACTGACGGAGGTCGACTTCCCGCACCGCTTCGCCCACCACACCTACGACGGCGTCGGCCACTTCATCGGCCGCCCGTACTGCCCGATGACCGGCGTCGGGCCCGCCGACCGGGCGAAGGCGACCGCCCACGCCGCAGCCGACTCCTGGCCGCGCGCGAAGGCGTTCCTCGCGGACGGACTCGGAAAGACCGACGAACCGGGAGAACAGTAG
- the leuB gene encoding 3-isopropylmalate dehydrogenase — translation MTDQIAVVPGDGIGQEVVPVAVDVLDAVGEFEFVHGEAGDATKAETGTALPEETYDLVAESDATIFGAAGETAADVVLPLREAVGSFVNVRPARAYPGVDALRPETDLVFLRENTEGVYSGHEDRLSDDLSTLTRVITTSASERLAEFACEYVDERDLDGFHVAHKANVMRETDGRFRDAVVAVADEHGVETEEVLMDAFATHVCLDPEQFKVVVCPNLAGDVLSDLAAGLVGGLGMLPSANVGPENGLFEPVHGSAPDIAGEGVANPAATLLSAAMLLSHLGYDDEGDRVRAAVEDVLADGPHTPDLGGDATTEDVGDAVLDRV, via the coding sequence ATGACAGACCAGATCGCCGTCGTCCCCGGCGACGGTATCGGCCAGGAGGTCGTCCCGGTCGCCGTCGACGTGCTCGACGCTGTCGGCGAGTTCGAGTTCGTCCACGGCGAGGCCGGCGACGCGACGAAGGCAGAGACCGGCACCGCGCTGCCCGAGGAGACCTACGACCTCGTCGCAGAATCGGACGCGACCATCTTCGGCGCGGCCGGCGAGACCGCCGCCGACGTGGTTCTCCCGCTCCGCGAGGCCGTCGGTTCGTTCGTCAACGTCCGCCCGGCACGCGCCTACCCGGGCGTCGACGCGCTTCGACCCGAGACCGACCTCGTCTTCCTACGCGAGAACACCGAGGGCGTCTATTCAGGGCACGAGGACCGACTCTCCGACGACCTCTCGACACTCACGCGCGTCATCACGACCTCGGCCTCCGAGCGTCTCGCCGAGTTCGCCTGCGAGTACGTCGACGAGCGCGACCTCGACGGCTTCCACGTCGCGCACAAGGCGAACGTGATGCGCGAGACTGACGGCCGGTTCCGGGACGCGGTCGTCGCGGTCGCCGACGAGCACGGCGTCGAGACCGAGGAGGTGCTGATGGACGCGTTCGCGACCCACGTCTGCCTCGACCCCGAGCAGTTCAAGGTTGTCGTCTGCCCGAACCTCGCTGGCGACGTGCTCTCGGACCTCGCCGCCGGCCTCGTCGGTGGGCTCGGCATGCTCCCGTCGGCCAACGTCGGCCCCGAGAACGGGCTGTTCGAGCCGGTCCACGGGAGCGCCCCCGACATCGCCGGCGAGGGCGTCGCGAACCCGGCGGCGACGCTGCTCTCTGCCGCGATGCTCCTCTCACACCTCGGCTACGACGACGAGGGCGACCGCGTCCGTGCCGCCGTGGAGGACGTGCTCGCCGACGGACCCCACACGCCGGACCTCGGCGGCGACGCGACGACCGAGGACGTGGGCGACGCCGTACTGGACCGGGTCTGA
- a CDS encoding ubiquinol-cytochrome c reductase iron-sulfur subunit: protein MDTDKYPTESDRRRFVKGVAGGAAMAAISTAGGAAIEATTTGAGTGGGTVTYRAAKNTDGPAPRGLPQIPLELDDDGYLKGIWPEAEERELEDGTTITVAETELGGVTYSTQWFQYCGCQTFQNVQPDGDHDNYMRYSANTRLDWQSSETSIGERVHVDQFDDYAEWGNGIGEDGYGKPANCTWRSQDVDSEETLPIQVIRSTRVERAAEESEWLAESTVDGFIAFLNKCTHFCCIPGFKDSSDAPKFGAANKSYCACHQSVYDPFEVVERSFTALPRPNTDG from the coding sequence ATGGATACAGACAAGTACCCTACGGAGAGCGACCGACGACGGTTCGTCAAAGGTGTCGCGGGCGGTGCAGCGATGGCCGCCATCTCGACCGCAGGCGGTGCCGCCATCGAGGCGACGACCACGGGCGCGGGAACCGGTGGCGGGACGGTCACCTACCGCGCGGCGAAGAACACCGACGGCCCCGCCCCCCGTGGCCTCCCACAGATCCCGCTCGAACTCGACGACGACGGCTACCTGAAGGGCATCTGGCCCGAGGCCGAAGAGCGCGAACTCGAGGACGGCACCACGATCACCGTCGCCGAGACGGAGCTCGGTGGCGTGACGTACTCCACCCAGTGGTTCCAGTACTGCGGCTGCCAGACGTTCCAGAACGTCCAGCCCGACGGCGACCACGACAACTACATGCGCTACAGCGCGAACACCCGCCTCGACTGGCAGAGTTCGGAGACCAGCATCGGCGAGCGCGTCCACGTCGACCAGTTCGACGACTACGCGGAGTGGGGCAACGGCATCGGCGAGGACGGCTACGGCAAGCCCGCGAACTGCACCTGGCGGTCACAGGACGTCGACAGCGAGGAGACGCTCCCCATCCAGGTCATCCGCAGCACGCGCGTCGAGCGCGCCGCCGAGGAGAGCGAGTGGCTCGCCGAGAGCACGGTCGACGGGTTCATCGCCTTCCTCAACAAGTGTACCCACTTCTGCTGTATCCCGGGATTCAAGGACAGCAGTGACGCCCCGAAGTTCGGCGCTGCGAACAAGAGCTACTGCGCCTGTCACCAGTCCGTCTACGACCCGTTCGAGGTCGTGGAGCGCTCGTTCACCGCCCTCCCACGACCGAACACCGACGGCTGA
- a CDS encoding OsmC family protein has translation MSKEVHSVSEEGFSTENTIRDFETTVDATGEAAPDTLEALLAAYASCYVPALRVGAEQRQAGDLGRIEIDSTGELNDDDKLASVHFDIKVAGDIGDKGDAIAERAHELCKVGDAVKSELVADVDIEGDAF, from the coding sequence ATGTCAAAAGAAGTCCACAGCGTCTCCGAGGAAGGGTTCAGCACCGAGAACACAATCCGCGACTTCGAGACGACAGTCGACGCGACCGGCGAGGCCGCGCCCGACACACTCGAGGCGCTGCTCGCCGCCTACGCCTCCTGCTACGTCCCCGCGCTGCGCGTCGGCGCGGAGCAGCGCCAGGCCGGCGACCTCGGCCGCATCGAGATCGACTCGACGGGCGAGCTCAACGACGACGACAAGCTCGCGTCCGTCCACTTCGACATCAAGGTCGCGGGAGACATCGGCGACAAGGGCGACGCCATCGCCGAGCGCGCCCACGAGCTGTGCAAGGTCGGCGACGCCGTGAAGAGTGAGCTGGTCGCGGACGTCGACATCGAAGGCGACGCGTTCTGA
- the leuD gene encoding 3-isopropylmalate dehydratase small subunit, with translation MTDGPAETVEHVSGSGIPVRGNDIDTDQIIPARFMKVVTFDGLGQFSFFDQRFDGDDNEKEHPMNEDRFRDASVMVVNANFGCGSSREHAPQALVRWGIDAIIGESFAEIFAGNCLALGVPTVTADAETVTAIQDWVDDNPDGDIDVDVANETVTYGDTTVDVTVDDAQRKALVEGVWDTTALMKANAGEVEKTAASLPYVDDAA, from the coding sequence ATGACTGACGGACCCGCCGAGACCGTCGAACACGTCTCCGGCTCCGGCATCCCGGTCCGGGGGAACGACATCGACACCGACCAGATCATCCCGGCACGGTTCATGAAGGTCGTCACGTTCGACGGGCTCGGCCAGTTCTCCTTTTTCGACCAGCGGTTCGACGGCGACGACAACGAGAAGGAGCACCCGATGAACGAGGACCGCTTCCGCGACGCCTCGGTGATGGTCGTCAACGCGAACTTCGGCTGTGGCTCCTCGCGCGAGCACGCCCCGCAGGCGCTCGTCCGCTGGGGCATCGACGCCATCATCGGCGAGTCGTTCGCCGAGATCTTCGCGGGCAACTGCCTCGCGCTCGGCGTGCCGACGGTGACGGCCGACGCCGAGACGGTCACGGCCATCCAGGACTGGGTCGACGACAATCCCGACGGCGACATCGACGTCGACGTCGCTAACGAGACGGTCACCTACGGCGACACCACCGTCGACGTGACCGTCGACGACGCCCAGCGCAAGGCGCTCGTCGAGGGCGTCTGGGACACCACGGCGCTGATGAAGGCGAACGCGGGCGAGGTCGAGAAGACGGCCGCGAGTCTGCCGTACGTCGACGACGCGGCCTGA
- a CDS encoding DUF5799 family protein produces MDNRWTDQVVGERMTVDKEFTQDVLNSEFTNQEWDLIMSAVEFEIENPDSPEEARIVANTEKVATIVPELDDINAQMQAMGGAPGGGSRNRGNGGGIVDSVKSALGMGGGDGDGDPDQERIEAASELAARYGEELQEHLESKGRWAEICAVAARSPAADEN; encoded by the coding sequence ATGGACAACCGCTGGACGGACCAGGTCGTCGGCGAACGGATGACGGTCGACAAGGAGTTCACGCAGGACGTGCTGAACTCCGAGTTCACCAATCAGGAGTGGGACCTCATCATGAGCGCGGTGGAGTTCGAGATCGAGAACCCCGACTCGCCCGAGGAGGCACGCATCGTGGCGAACACCGAGAAGGTGGCGACAATCGTTCCCGAACTCGACGACATCAACGCCCAGATGCAGGCGATGGGCGGCGCGCCCGGCGGCGGGTCACGCAACCGCGGCAACGGCGGCGGCATCGTCGACTCCGTCAAGTCCGCGCTGGGCATGGGGGGCGGCGACGGGGACGGCGACCCCGACCAGGAGCGCATCGAGGCGGCGAGCGAGCTCGCGGCGCGCTACGGCGAGGAGCTACAGGAACACCTGGAGTCGAAGGGTCGCTGGGCGGAGATCTGTGCGGTCGCGGCGCGGTCACCGGCCGCCGACGAGAACTAG
- the ilvB gene encoding biosynthetic-type acetolactate synthase large subunit has protein sequence MSERASTAPTDGATGETTPTDDEEPERPRTGATSVVEALENAGVEYCFGVQGGAIMPVYDALYDSEAVTHVTMAHEQGAAHAADAYGIVSGEPGVCMATSGPGATNLVTGIADASMDSDPVVALTGQVPTDFVGNDAFQETDTTGVTAPITKTNYFASGADTVGDDVSEAFGLAASGRPGPTLVDLPKDVTQAETDREPGPPTTPDTYQVTERADPSAIREAADTIESANRPLLLVGGGVIKGDASEEVRAFAKTYDVPVTTTMPAVGAFPEDHELALEMAGMHGTGYANMAITHTDCLVAVGCRFDDRLTGGIETFAPDAEVVHVDIDPAEISKNIEADYPLVGDAATVVTQLDEAMRAAPETKKWRATCQQWKSEYPMDYATPDDEPLKPQFVVEAFDEATDDDAIVTTGVGQHQMWAVQYWTYTQPRTWVSSHGLGTMGYGVPAAIGAKVAAPDTQVISFEGDGSFLMTMQELSVAVRENLDITVVVLNNEHIGMVRQWQDAFYDRRRMASEYHWCPDFATLAEGFGAKGITVADYDDVADAITEALEYDGPAVLDCHVDPEENVYPMVPSGGDNGQFALAEDHL, from the coding sequence ATGAGCGAACGAGCGAGTACCGCACCCACGGACGGAGCGACAGGTGAGACGACACCGACAGACGACGAGGAGCCGGAACGACCGCGCACCGGCGCGACCTCCGTCGTGGAGGCGCTGGAGAACGCCGGCGTCGAGTACTGCTTCGGCGTCCAGGGCGGCGCGATCATGCCCGTCTACGACGCCCTCTACGACTCCGAGGCCGTCACGCACGTGACGATGGCCCACGAGCAGGGCGCGGCCCACGCGGCCGACGCCTACGGCATCGTCTCGGGCGAACCCGGCGTCTGCATGGCCACGTCCGGCCCCGGGGCGACGAACCTCGTCACCGGCATCGCCGACGCCTCGATGGACTCGGACCCGGTCGTCGCACTGACCGGGCAGGTCCCGACCGACTTCGTCGGCAACGACGCCTTCCAGGAGACCGACACCACCGGCGTCACCGCGCCCATCACGAAGACGAACTACTTCGCCAGCGGCGCGGACACCGTCGGCGACGACGTGAGCGAGGCGTTCGGCCTCGCCGCCTCGGGCCGCCCCGGCCCGACGCTCGTCGACCTGCCGAAGGACGTCACCCAGGCCGAGACCGACCGCGAGCCCGGCCCGCCGACCACGCCGGACACCTACCAGGTGACCGAGCGCGCCGACCCGTCCGCGATCCGCGAGGCGGCGGACACCATCGAGTCCGCGAACCGGCCGCTGCTGCTCGTCGGCGGCGGCGTCATCAAGGGCGACGCCAGCGAGGAGGTCCGCGCGTTCGCAAAGACCTACGACGTCCCGGTGACCACGACGATGCCGGCCGTCGGCGCGTTCCCCGAGGACCACGAGCTGGCACTCGAGATGGCGGGCATGCACGGCACCGGCTACGCCAACATGGCCATCACCCACACCGACTGCCTCGTCGCGGTCGGCTGCCGCTTCGACGACCGCCTGACCGGCGGCATCGAGACGTTCGCGCCCGACGCCGAGGTCGTCCACGTCGACATCGACCCGGCCGAGATCAGCAAGAACATCGAGGCGGACTACCCGCTCGTCGGCGACGCCGCGACGGTCGTCACGCAGCTGGACGAGGCGATGCGCGCCGCGCCCGAGACGAAGAAGTGGCGCGCGACCTGCCAGCAGTGGAAGTCCGAGTACCCGATGGACTACGCGACGCCCGACGACGAGCCGCTGAAGCCGCAGTTCGTCGTCGAGGCGTTCGACGAGGCGACCGACGACGACGCCATCGTCACGACCGGCGTCGGCCAGCACCAGATGTGGGCGGTGCAGTACTGGACCTACACCCAGCCCCGAACCTGGGTCTCCAGCCACGGGCTGGGGACGATGGGCTACGGCGTCCCCGCCGCCATCGGCGCGAAGGTCGCCGCCCCCGACACGCAGGTCATTTCCTTCGAGGGCGACGGCTCGTTCCTGATGACGATGCAGGAGCTGTCGGTCGCGGTCCGCGAGAACCTCGACATCACGGTCGTCGTGCTGAACAACGAGCACATCGGGATGGTCCGCCAGTGGCAGGACGCGTTCTACGACCGCCGACGGATGGCCTCGGAGTACCACTGGTGCCCCGACTTCGCCACCCTCGCGGAGGGCTTCGGCGCGAAGGGCATCACCGTCGCCGACTACGACGACGTCGCCGACGCCATCACCGAGGCGCTCGAGTACGACGGTCCTGCCGTCCTCGACTGCCACGTCGACCCCGAGGAGAACGTCTACCCGATGGTCCCGAGCGGCGGCGACAACGGCCAGTTCGCGCTGGCGGAGGACCACCTGTGA
- the leuC gene encoding 3-isopropylmalate dehydratase large subunit, whose protein sequence is MSEGTLYDKVWDRHTVTELPTGQTQLFVGLHLIHEVTSPQAFGMLRERDMEVAYPELTHATVDHIVPTADQSRPYADDAAERMMSELEENVREAGIEFSDPGSGNQGIVHVIGPEQGLTQPGKTIVCGDSHTSTHGAFGALAFGIGTSQIRDVLATGTVAMEKKDVRKIEVTGELPDGVGAKDVILEIIRRLGTDGGVGYVYEYAGEAIENLDMEGRMSICNMSIEGGARAGYVNPDETTYEWLRETEYFQKNPETFDQLKPYWESVASDDDAEYDDVVTIDGSELEPVVTWGTTPSQGVGVTQPIPAPEDLPADKQDTARRAQEHMRVEPGETMDGYPIDVAFLGSCTNARLPDLRRAARVVEGREVHPDVRAMVVPGSQRVARAAEEEGLRETFEAAGFDWRNAGCSMCLGMNEDQLEGDEACASSSNRNFVGRQGSKDGRTVLMNPRMVAAAAIEGEVTDVRDVETAEVVVDD, encoded by the coding sequence ATGTCCGAGGGCACGCTCTACGACAAGGTCTGGGACCGCCACACCGTCACCGAGCTCCCGACCGGCCAGACGCAGCTGTTCGTGGGCCTGCACCTCATCCACGAGGTGACGAGCCCGCAGGCGTTCGGGATGCTCCGCGAGCGCGACATGGAGGTCGCGTATCCCGAACTCACGCACGCGACCGTCGACCACATCGTCCCGACGGCAGACCAGTCGCGGCCGTACGCCGACGACGCGGCCGAGCGGATGATGAGCGAGCTCGAGGAGAACGTCCGCGAGGCGGGCATCGAGTTCTCCGACCCCGGGTCGGGGAACCAGGGCATCGTCCACGTCATCGGGCCGGAGCAGGGGCTCACCCAGCCCGGCAAGACCATCGTCTGTGGCGACAGCCACACCTCGACTCACGGCGCGTTCGGCGCGCTCGCGTTCGGTATCGGCACCAGCCAGATCCGCGACGTGCTCGCGACGGGCACCGTCGCCATGGAGAAGAAGGACGTCCGGAAGATCGAGGTCACGGGCGAGCTGCCCGACGGCGTCGGCGCGAAGGACGTCATCCTCGAGATCATCCGCCGGCTCGGCACCGACGGCGGCGTCGGCTACGTCTACGAGTACGCCGGCGAGGCTATCGAGAACCTCGACATGGAGGGGCGGATGTCCATCTGCAACATGAGCATCGAGGGCGGTGCCCGCGCGGGCTACGTCAACCCCGACGAGACCACCTACGAGTGGCTCAGAGAGACCGAGTACTTCCAGAAGAACCCCGAAACGTTCGACCAGTTGAAGCCGTACTGGGAGTCCGTCGCCAGCGACGACGACGCCGAGTACGACGACGTGGTCACCATCGACGGGAGCGAGCTGGAGCCGGTGGTCACCTGGGGCACGACGCCCAGTCAGGGTGTCGGCGTCACCCAGCCGATCCCGGCCCCGGAGGACCTGCCCGCCGACAAGCAGGACACCGCCCGGCGCGCCCAGGAGCACATGCGCGTCGAGCCCGGCGAGACGATGGACGGGTACCCCATCGACGTGGCGTTCCTCGGCTCGTGTACGAACGCACGCTTGCCGGACCTGCGCCGCGCCGCACGCGTCGTCGAGGGCCGCGAGGTCCACCCGGACGTCCGCGCGATGGTCGTCCCCGGCAGCCAGCGCGTCGCACGCGCCGCCGAGGAGGAGGGCCTGCGCGAGACCTTCGAGGCGGCCGGCTTCGACTGGCGAAACGCCGGCTGCTCGATGTGCCTCGGCATGAACGAGGACCAGCTGGAGGGCGACGAGGCCTGTGCCTCCTCCTCCAACCGGAACTTCGTCGGCCGCCAGGGCAGCAAGGACGGCCGCACCGTCCTGATGAACCCCCGGATGGTCGCCGCCGCCGCCATCGAGGGCGAAGTGACCGACGTCCGCGACGTCGAGACCGCGGAGGTGGTCGTCGATGACTGA
- the ilvN gene encoding acetolactate synthase small subunit — protein MSSGLSGPAPDERQTPEGRRNAQGIRIDPEVEAEPATRRAVISVLVEHEPGVLSKVSGLFSRRQFNIESLTVGPTEDDSRARITVVTEESDPGIDQLEKQLRKQIPVISVKELPENAINRELALVKVEAEHPDQVSAVAEMYDAKTVDACPETVTVEITGSRQKIAAAVETFERFGVREVTRTGTAALARGTESTTDDTTPQSTNQ, from the coding sequence GTGAGCTCCGGACTGTCCGGGCCCGCTCCCGACGAGCGGCAGACACCCGAGGGCCGACGGAACGCACAGGGCATCCGCATCGACCCCGAGGTCGAGGCCGAACCGGCGACGCGCCGTGCCGTTATCTCGGTGCTCGTCGAGCACGAGCCCGGCGTCCTCTCGAAGGTCTCCGGGCTGTTCAGCCGACGGCAGTTCAACATCGAGAGCCTGACCGTCGGCCCGACCGAGGACGACTCCCGCGCCCGAATCACGGTCGTGACCGAGGAGTCCGACCCCGGCATCGACCAGCTCGAGAAGCAGCTCAGGAAGCAGATCCCGGTCATCTCCGTCAAGGAGCTGCCCGAGAACGCCATCAACCGCGAGCTGGCGCTCGTGAAGGTCGAGGCGGAACACCCCGACCAGGTCTCCGCCGTCGCGGAGATGTACGACGCGAAGACCGTCGACGCCTGCCCGGAGACGGTCACCGTCGAGATCACCGGGAGCCGCCAGAAGATCGCCGCGGCCGTCGAGACGTTCGAGCGCTTCGGCGTCCGCGAGGTCACCCGGACCGGCACGGCCGCGCTCGCTCGCGGCACAGAATCGACCACCGACGACACCACCCCGCAATCCACCAACCAATGA
- a CDS encoding DUF7557 family protein encodes MPEVELSEETVERLDSLRVDDESYDELVTELMNIYEAEELTMFRSGDG; translated from the coding sequence ATGCCAGAGGTAGAACTCAGCGAGGAGACCGTGGAGCGGCTCGACAGCCTCCGGGTCGACGACGAGAGCTACGACGAGCTCGTCACGGAGCTGATGAACATCTACGAGGCGGAGGAACTGACGATGTTCCGGTCGGGCGACGGCTAG
- the ilvC gene encoding ketol-acid reductoisomerase — MTTDDSTTTTVYTDDDADASYIDGKTVAVLGYGSQGHAHAQNLAESGVDVVVGLREDSSSRDAAEADGLQVETPRDAAEAADIVSVLVPDTVQPTVYEEIEPVLDPGDTLQFAHGFNVHYNQIRPAEGVDVTMIAPKSPGHIVRRNYERGEGTPGLLAVYQNATGEATQEALAYAQAIGCTRAGVVETTFREETETDLFGEQAVLCGGVTSLIKQGYETLVDAGYSPEMAYFECMNEMKLIVDLMYEGGLGEMWDSVSDTAEYGGLTRGDVVVDEHARENMEEVLEAVQDGTFAREWITENQAGRPSYDQLRKAEKAHDIEDVGEELRGLFAWADDAPTDEQDATPPQADD; from the coding sequence ATGACGACAGACGACTCCACGACGACGACAGTGTACACCGACGACGACGCCGACGCGAGCTACATCGACGGGAAGACCGTCGCCGTACTCGGCTACGGCAGCCAGGGCCACGCCCACGCACAGAACCTCGCCGAGAGCGGGGTCGACGTGGTCGTCGGCCTGCGCGAGGACTCCAGTTCCCGCGATGCCGCCGAGGCCGACGGCCTCCAGGTCGAGACGCCACGCGACGCGGCCGAGGCCGCCGACATCGTGTCGGTGCTCGTCCCCGACACCGTCCAGCCGACGGTGTACGAGGAGATCGAACCGGTCCTCGACCCCGGCGACACGCTCCAGTTCGCCCACGGCTTCAACGTCCACTACAACCAGATCCGCCCCGCCGAGGGCGTCGACGTGACGATGATCGCGCCGAAGTCGCCGGGCCACATCGTCCGGCGGAACTACGAGCGCGGCGAGGGCACGCCCGGCCTGCTCGCGGTGTACCAGAACGCGACGGGCGAGGCGACACAGGAGGCGCTCGCGTACGCACAGGCCATCGGCTGCACCCGCGCGGGCGTCGTCGAGACGACGTTCCGCGAGGAGACCGAGACCGACCTGTTCGGCGAGCAGGCCGTCCTCTGTGGCGGCGTCACCTCGCTCATCAAGCAGGGCTACGAGACGCTCGTCGACGCGGGCTACAGCCCCGAGATGGCGTACTTCGAGTGCATGAACGAGATGAAGCTCATCGTCGACCTGATGTACGAGGGTGGGCTCGGCGAGATGTGGGACTCGGTGTCGGACACCGCTGAGTACGGCGGGCTGACCCGCGGCGACGTCGTCGTCGACGAGCACGCCCGCGAGAACATGGAGGAGGTGCTCGAGGCCGTGCAGGACGGCACCTTCGCCCGCGAGTGGATCACCGAGAACCAGGCCGGCCGCCCGAGCTACGACCAGCTCCGGAAGGCCGAGAAAGCCCACGACATCGAGGACGTCGGCGAGGAGCTGCGCGGCCTGTTCGCGTGGGCCGACGACGCACCGACCGACGAACAGGACGCGACCCCGCCACAGGCGGACGACTGA
- a CDS encoding DNA polymerase V family protein — protein MTERTTDRPRPTENRTTMAHVSHTNPQTGESMGQVFEHGVTVVADGGRDPAREDERAEPFDAEPEEDDPSESTDATDEDESADETESTDDRDVMADVRHRTTDDAANRVFERGGEYSERDEN, from the coding sequence ATGACCGAACGCACCACCGACCGACCCCGACCGACCGAGAACCGCACCACGATGGCCCACGTGAGCCACACCAACCCGCAAACCGGCGAGAGCATGGGGCAGGTGTTCGAACACGGCGTCACCGTCGTCGCTGACGGCGGCCGCGACCCGGCGCGCGAGGACGAGCGGGCCGAGCCGTTCGACGCCGAACCCGAGGAGGACGACCCGTCCGAGTCGACCGACGCCACCGACGAGGACGAGTCGGCCGACGAGACCGAGTCGACCGACGACCGCGACGTGATGGCCGACGTACGCCACCGGACGACAGACGACGCCGCCAACCGCGTCTTCGAGCGCGGGGGCGAGTACAGCGAACGGGACGAGAACTGA